atagaaatagaaaaaaacttGGCACAGTTGTGTATATTTGAAAAGGTGAAGAAGAGTGATTTTTCTGTTGATTATTTCCTACTTAATGAGTTGGTGTTGACAAATTATCAGATGTTTAAACAATTTGTAAACACCAAATcaataaagtgaaaaataattataaggaaaatcattcttcatttttaaaaaaatatcctcctcctcctcctcatcatcatcatctactaaCATCTAACATCtctttttccatactggcatgggtttcaTAGTCCAAAACAGGCAGACAAGCCAGAGGGTTTCATTGACTACTTCCAGTCTCTGAGGTTTTGTAAAACAACACAGAAACTATGGCCAATTGTCACCATTTCAAATTATTAGCGAGGTCTAATTAAAACTCATGTAAACtagaaaatatcaatttaattgCTTGATGTACACAAAATGAAGACATACAGTCACAATCATGGaagaaattgaaataaacagCGTTTAAAAATAATTGGTGAGCTGGTTGATAAGGGGTATATGAGCCTTAGTTTTTGAAAAGGGTTACAGTAGAATGGCAGGTGGCTTTATGTTATGGGATGAAGTGGCCACAACAAAACAGGTTTCTTACTGAAAAGGAGCTACATAGCTACACACATtataaaagagagagtgagagtgaccAGGATGAAGCTAGAAAGAGTTAAATAGTGGTAAAGAGGTGTTTAGGTGGACCCTCAAGATTTGGAGTGAGAGGGGTACAGGAGAACAGGGAATGTGGATGGGTAGAGGTTGTGGGAGTATATGGGAGAATGAGAGATGTTTAGAAGGGGTTGAGGGGTGAATATAATAAATGATGAACAAGTGTAGGGAAGGTTGGGAAGAGTAGATGACAACTGTAGAGATCAGGCTGGGTTGAAGGGTCGATGCAGTGAGTGGTGGACTGGAGGTTTGGGGTGGCTTGTTATACATACCAGTTGGAGGTAGGCAGGCAGGGGAGAGTAGGAGATGACTGACCATGCAGCCAATAAAAGTGAAGAGTATcagaatagtaataatgatatggtgggagagagagagaaatgtgtgtggTTGGGTAGGTTGGAGGAGTGGGATATATCAACGTCTGCTtttcatactagcatgggttacacacacacacacacacatttataagatatgattacacatgcacatatatatatacacatgcatacgtttgtgtgtgtgtgtttttaatagaaatagaaaaaaccTTGGCACAGTTGTGTATATTTGAAAAGGTGAAGAAGAGTGATTTTTCTGTTGATTATTTCCTACTTTAATGACTTGGTGTTGACAAATTATCAGATGTTTAAACAATTTGTAAACACCAAATCAATAAAGTGAAAAATAAGTATAAGGAAAATCattcttcatattttaaaaaatatcctcctcctcctcatcatctacTAACATCTAACATCCCCTTttacatactggcatgggtttcaTAGTCCAAAACAGACAGACGAGCCAGAGGGTTTCATTGACTACTTCCAATCTCTGAGGTTTTGTAAAACAACACAGAAACTATGGCCAATTGTCACCGTTTCAAATTATTAGCGAGGTCTAATTAAAACTCatgtaaacaagaaaatatcaatttaattgCTTGATGTACACGAAATGAAGACATACAGTCACAATCATGGaagaaattgaaataaacagcgttaaaaaaaaattggtgagCTGGTTGATAAGGGGTATATGTGCCTTAGTTTTAGAAATAAGTTGGAACATGCTAATTTCTGGATCTCCTCTGATGGTATACCACGTAATACATCCACAACTGCCTGCCACAATTCATCCTTGCTCCTAAATTGGCATCTATTCTCATAAAATCATTGTTTAGAATACTCCACAAGTTTTCTCTTGGGTTTTAAGTCGAGGGAACAGGCAGGCCACTTCATCTCCTGAAGTCTACAGAAGCTTAACTGTTGCAGATTTCTGTAGTTTTCTTTGCTGAGTGTGATGGCTTCATTATTTTGCATGAATATTATGGTTGTCTTGAAGGTGATACTTAGCATTTTTAATTGTGTGAAAAAGGATTTTTACTGGTtatgaaaactaaaataataaacaaacttcAGTTTGAAGGAAATGTAGTGAAAGACATGAATGGATCAGGTTTCACTTACTGTATATTTTACGAGAGTTCAACTACCATAAAGAGGAAGATGAATCTAGATTCCATAATATGGACACTAGTACTGTTAAAGGACAAAATTCTGCAAGCTGGatttattgattaaataaacTCTTTGCAGCAATGATTGGAATGTCGTGTAAAGAACTTGTCAAAGAAGAGTTAAAGTTGCTCAGAATAACTTGTCGATCATGTGATCTCTGTGAGCAAATTTACTTTGGTGGATGATTTAcctgcttattttaattattatatgtttctttttttattattaaaataataataattttggaagAATACATTTCCAATGCTAAGTatgttcaaaataattttaaaagaaacctAAAGTTGTAGATCACATGCCAAAGGAGCACCATGTAATGTATACTTTGTTGCACAATGTAATGTACTTTGTTGCATAACCACTCCATTTCATCAGGTGATATTCAGCCAACCTTATTACCTCTATTGCAGGAGCCTGGTCTCTCTGTCAGTTTCTATTGACTGAAGTGCTTGCCTTGGACTTGGGATCCTCTTACCATCTTGTCTGTATCACTGTGATCCGATACATTGCTGTTGTTCACCCATTAAAATACCACAACTATGTCAACGAGAAACGGATCCTGGTCTGCATTGTTTTCATATGGCTCTCCACTCAGACAACAATAATTCTCttgtatacaatatacataccaGAAGGTAAGTAAACATCTctgctctttctctttcataaCCTGTTTTCCAGGTGGGAATGGTgctggttgttgtttagccccaggtcaacccaaATCAGGCAGAGCTATGATttaagacattccagccatgtgAGGGGGATCTTGGACCCTACTGTCTAATGCATCTTTTCCTTATTTTggatagtagggtgtgatttgaggaaaatttagctgctgttttagCAGATCAAAGAGACTGTGCTGAAGCTCTGTCATTAGCTCATAAtagttgatagtggtggtgataatgatgatagtgatgatgattatgacaataatAGTGATAGTGTTGTTGTCAGTGGTTTTAAGCCCCAGGTCAGCTTGTCTGAGGAGAACTATGATAAAGGacattccatttgtgaccatccaATCCTTTTAGTACATCCAGGACAACATTGGAAAAAAATGTGttcatttttcaaataaaataaggTTCCATGTACTGATGTTTGTTACGTAGCTGTATGTTTTGTGTTTAAATCCAACCCAGTTCAATTTGCTttcatcttctatatatatatatatatagaataagaaaCGACGCGAggcgttcagtcatataataacaatttaataaataaaacatatgcatacatacatacatatatgtacatacccacatctctatatatatatatgtgcattgagTCGAAcctggggcagctgatgaaggggaatattccttgtattgtttgtcttgtactctgttttttcattgtaaaaaaaagtctgtttccttgtttgattttatgtttttatttatcgttgtgttctacatttatttgtggtgtcctgtactcatatatatatatatatatatctgcatgtatatatacatgtagatgtgggtatgtacatatatgtatgtatgtaagcatatgttttatttattaaattatattatatgtatatgcatgtattttggcAAATAAATTTTTGAAGATGATTAGTTCACAGAATGGATTAAttcaaattaacatgaaaatataatTCGTTTTATTTTTCAGGAGAATACGTAGGAGCATGTCGGTATGAGAACATATTCCGGTTTGCACATACCAATATACTGTTTATCATTCAACTATTCTTGCCAGTGACCATAATGACGTGCTTATACATTCCTCTGATACGAATTGCCCGGAAACAGGTAAATATGTCAGCGATGATATTATATGTCAAATCAATGTTGTTGCAATAAATCTTGGTGTTTGTTATCTGAAGAGGAATCACAAtggtatcatcattattttaatgtccattttcccaggcttatatatggaatttcatcacacacagtATATCAGGACAGTTTATAGGGTCAGCCTCCAGCCTTGAGGTGGTGtacaaggaggtgctgaaaagtttctggctttggtaaaaagaaaatacaggagaatcggttaattacaattttattcaacgtattcccatctcagattcacacacttattgcagcggtccttcagtttttctaagccctgtaaaagagctCGGAAGGCTGAACCTCgagccaggccttttgcaatacccttaaagccagaaacttttcagcatcccttcatatatactcttttacttgtttcagtcatttgactgcaaccatgctggagcaccgcctttagtcgagcaaatcgaccccgggacttattctttgtaagcccagtacttattctatcggtctcttttgccgaactgctaagtgacggggacgtaaacacaccaggatcggttgtcaagcaatgctaggggaacaaacacacacacacacatatatatatatatatatacatatatacgacaggcttctttcagtttccatctaccaaatccactcacaaggcattggtcggcccggggctatagcagaagacacttgcccaagatgccatgcagtgggactaaacccggaaccatgtggttggttagcaaactacttaccacacagccactcctgcgcctatacgagGGGGTACTGAAGAAAGATCCTcgttttggtaaaagaaaatataggaggatcggttaattttgtttttactcaTTATATTGACACACTTATTGTGAcactccttcagtttttctaagccctgaaaaaaaaaattaggaagtttagacctccaatcaggccttttgtgataaTCTTGTAGTCGGAATTTTTCAGCAACTCCTTGTATACGGGTGGTGAGGGAGGTAGAGTGTTTCCTGGAACTATTCGAGAAAACactcaatccatgccagcatggaaaacagatgttaaatgatgatggtgattagtgAAAGTGCTTGGAAGTACCACCAATGTAAACCCTGGTGGAGTTGGTCTGAGGGGTGAcagtacatttatacacaatcttatagtgcatatatatatatatatatatataggaagtagATCACTCTGTCTATTTCCTGTTGCTGTGAATTACTCATTATAATCTTTCACAATGAGGTCTCCCTTTGAAATCATTTCTCTGATGTAATTTCCACGTGCAAGCATAAGTTTTACATAACCTTCTCTCATTACCTAAAATCTTTATGATTCAATTGTAAAAACTGGCTGTCCactaatttttagttttaattcttGCCCTTAACAACTAAAATAGCTATTCATGGTTGAGTTTCATTTTATGTAAGCCTCATCATGGCACACCAGTGATGAGGCTTTGTAGTTGTAGGCTGGCGATTCAGTTTGTCCCCAGTCTGATTCAGGCatgtgatgttgataagccacaaaaatggtgaaGGCGGCAagatagcagaaacgttagcacgccgggcaaatgctTGTAAATATACTCAACCCTACTTGTGTATATCTGCCTTTACACatctgtgttgtgtgtttatatctatctatctatctatatatatatatatatataatacaagaagATTTTATCACAAATCACACAGTTGTTTCTGTGCATTAATAAAAGCTGTTAGTTGCTGAGTTTcccatattatacatattattatatatgatcaGCTATAGCTTTGAAATACACATTATAAGGAAATTACCTAcatgatattacacacacacattgatgtttATTGATTGATGTAAATATCAATGAGAAAAATCCGACAAACCTGTgaattcaaacaaaaataccttgtgatGCTTGTTCCGCCCAGATTGTACAGATGCTTCTTTGAGTGGACAGTGATTGGTTCATTATGACCAATAACcaatgcccaaggtaccatgcagtgaaactgaacatgaaaccatgtggttgtaaatcttatattttatttattttgataggCCAAAGTGATTGCTATTCAGGAATGTTCTGTGACTCGGTCAGCAATAACTAGCCAAGAGAGAAAGTCAACTTATATGGTTACATCGCTTCTTGGTTGCTTTGCCATCTTTTGGACCCCTACAGTCATTTATTTTTATGCCAGTATTGCTTTAAAAGGAAACATTAACCATTATATCAGGTAAGTTCttcaagaaattaataataattataataaagattaTCATTTATGCAAGTATTGCTTTAAATGGAAATATTAACCACAATATCAGGTAAGTTCttcaagaaattaataataataataataataaaaattatcatttatGCAAGTATTGCTTTAAATGGAAATATTAACCACAATATCAGGTAAGTTCttcaagaaattaataataataataataataaagattatcaTTTATGCAAGTATTGCTttaaaaggaaatattaaccacTATATCAGGTAAGTTCTTcaagaagttaataataataaaaatttctaatATAGACCCAAATTTTTGactaccataaaaacccatgtaatttgtgcacctgtgtaatttacgggggtgattttcaggataaaaattgataaaaaaaaaagcttctactcatgtaaaatttgcacccaaaagtttCCAGAATTGTCGATCTAGCCAGGgataggttttcaatttagttgtatttttgactaccataaaaacccatgtaatgtgtgcacctgtgtaatttatgggggcaattttcaggataaaaattgataagaaaaaagcttctactcatgtaaaatttgcacccaaaagtttCCAGAATTGCCGATCTAGCCAGGGAtagaaggttttcaatttagttgtatttttgactaccataaaaacccatgtaatttgtgcacctcTGTAATTTATGGGGGTGATTCTCaggataaaaattgataaaaaaaaagcttctactcgtgtaaaatttgcacccaaaagtttCCAGAATTGCCGATCTAGCCAGGGGtagaaggttttcaatttagttgtatttttgattaacataaaaacccatgtaatttgtgcacctgtgtaatttatgggggtgattttcaggataaaaattgataaaaaaaaagcctCTACTCGTGTAAAATTTGCACACAAAAGTTTCCAGAATTGCCGATCTAGCCAGGGATAGAAGGTTttcaattaatttgtttttttgaCTACCATAGAAAtccatgtaatttgtgcacctgtgtaatttatgggggtgattttcaggataaaaattgatagaaaaaagCTTCTCTCTgtgtaaaatttgcacccaaaagtttCCAGAACTACCAATCTAGCCAGGGACAGAAGGTtttcaatttttgtatttttgactACTACCATAGAAAtccatgtaatttgtgcacctgtgtaatttatgggggtgattttcaggataaaaattgatagaaaaaagcttctactcgtgtaaaatttgcacccaaaagtttCCAGAATTGCAGATCTAGCCAGGGATAGAAGGTTTTCAATTCAGTTGTATTTTTGactaccataaaaacccatgtaatttgtgcacctgtgtaatttatgggggtgattttcaggataaaaattgataAGAAAAAAGCTTCTCgtgtaaaatttgcacccaaaagtttCCAGAATTGCTGATCTAGCCAGGGATAGAAGGTtctcaatttagttgtatttttgACTACCATAAAAACCCACGTAATTTGTGCGCTTGTGTAATTTATgggggtgattttcaggataaaaattgatagaaaaaagcttctactcgtgtaaaatttgcacccaaaagtttCCAGAACTACCAATCTAGCCAGGGACAGAAGGTTTtcaattaatttgtatttttgacTACCATAGAAAtccatgtaatttgtgcacctgtgAAGTTTATgggggtgattttcaggataaaaattgataaaaaaaaagcttctactcgtgtaaaatttgcacccaaaagtttCCAGAATTGCCATCTAGCCAGGGAtagaaggttttcaatttagttgtatttttgattaacataaaaacccatgtaatttgtgcacctgtgtaatttataggggtgattttcaggataaaaattgataaaaaaaaagcctctactcgtgtaaaatttgcacccaaaagtttCCAGAATTGCCAATCTAGCCAGGGATAGAAGGTTTtcaattaatttgtatttttgacTACCATAGAAAtccatgtaatttgtgcacctgtgtaatttatgggggtgaatttcaggataaaaattgatagaaaaaagcttctactcgtgtaaaatttgcacccaaaagtttCTAGAACTACCGATCTAGCCAGGGACAGAAGGTTTtcaattaatttgtatttttgacTACCATAGAAAtccatgtaatttgtgcacctgtgtaatttatgggggtcattttcaggataaaaattgataacaaaaaagcttctactcgtgtaaaatttgcacccaaaagtttCCAGAATTGCTGATCTAGCCAGGGATAGAAGGTTCTCAATTTAGTTGTACTTTTGactaccataaaaacccatgtaatttgtgcacctgtgtaatttatgggGGTGATTCTCAGGATAAAAATTGGTAacaaaaaagcttctactcgagtaaaatttgcacccaaaagtttCCAGAATTGCCGATCTAGCCAGGGATAGAAGGTTTtcaattaatttgtatttttgacTACCATAGAAATCCTtgtaatttgtgcacctgtgtaatttatgggggtgattttcaggataaaaattgatagaaaaaagcttctactcgtgtaaaatttgcacccaaaagtttCCAGAACTACCAATCAAGCCAGGGACAGAAGGTTTtcaattaatttgtatttttgacTACCATAGAAATTCATGTAATTtgcgcacctgtgtaatttatgggGGTGATTTTcagggtaaaaattgataaaaaaaaagcttctactcgtgtaaaatttgcacccaaaagtttCCAGAATTGCTGATCTAGCCAGGGATAGAAGGTtctcaatttagttgtatttttgactaccataaaaacccatgtaatttgtgcacctgtgtaatttatggaGGTGATTCTCAGGataaaatttggtaacaaaaaagcttctactcgtgtaaaatttgcacccaaaagtttCCAGAATTGCCGATCTAGCCAGGgataggttttcaatttagttgtatttttgACTACcataaaacccatgtaatttgtgcacctgtgtaatttatgggGGTGATTTTCagggtaaaaattgatacaaaaaaagcttctactcgtgtaaaatttgcacccaaaagtttCCAGAATTGCCGATCTAGCCAGGgataggttttcaatttagttgtgtTTTGactaccataaaaacccatgtaatttgtgcacctgtgtaatttatgggggtgattttcaggataaaaattgataaaaaaaaagcctctactcgtgtaaaatttgcacccaaaagtttCCAGAATTGCCAATCTAGCCAGGGATAGAAGGTTTTCAATAATTTGTATTTTTGACTACCATAGAAAtccatgtaatttgtgcacctgtgtaatttatgggggtgattttcaggataaaaattgatagaaaaaagcttctactcgtgtaaaatttgcacccaaaagtttCCAGAATTGCCGATCTAGCCAGGGATAGAAGGTTTTCAATTAATTGTATTTTTGACTACCATAAAACCCATGTAAtt
The Octopus sinensis linkage group LG21, ASM634580v1, whole genome shotgun sequence DNA segment above includes these coding regions:
- the LOC115222804 gene encoding octopamine receptor beta-2R-like, giving the protein MKMTTLSNWTQPLSTMVSLLAPNETSGENEESDLQNESWEFYIYYYGMFCLVAVVNLTGNSLVISTIIRHRQLQYCCNWFLLSLGFSDLLQGFVYPIYNLSHIEISAISEPLGAWSLCQFLLTEVLALDLGSSYHLVCITVIRYIAVVHPLKYHNYVNEKRILVCIVFIWLSTQTTIILLYTIYIPEGEYVGACRYENIFRFAHTNILFIIQLFLPVTIMTCLYIPLIRIARKQAKVIAIQECSVTRSAITSQERKSTYMVTSLLGCFAIFWTPTVIYFYASIALKGNINHYIRATVRILLFMNSAINVFVYAGRDGEFRNILKKDLKKLSSFCKCCHKSDFH